One segment of Campylobacter hominis ATCC BAA-381 DNA contains the following:
- a CDS encoding heavy-metal-associated domain-containing protein has translation MKFKVENMHCQKCANTIKNALSDEFGEIKTDLENKIVSVKIKEDDVQKFQNEMSDLGFEAIKTDE, from the coding sequence ATGAAATTTAAAGTAGAAAATATGCATTGTCAAAAATGCGCAAATACAATCAAAAATGCGTTAAGTGATGAGTTCGGTGAGATAAAAACCGATTTGGAAAATAAAATCGTAAGCGTTAAAATCAAAGAAGACGACGTTCAAAAATTTCAAAATGAAATGAGCGATTTAGGTTTTGAAGCAATCAAAACAGATGAGTAA
- a CDS encoding YebC/PmpR family DNA-binding transcriptional regulator → MGRAFEYRRASKEARWGKMSKLFPKLGKSITMAAKEGGPDPDMNPKLRTAIATAKAQNMPKDNIDAAIKRASGKDAADIKIIHYDGKAPHGALLIIECASDNSTRTVANIKSILNKGNGEFLPNGSLTFMFSRKSVFEVEYPKRDLEAVELDLIDYGLTEMEENEFENDKGEIEKTLTIYGDYESFGTLNEGIEKLGLTIKSGNLQFVANNFVEFADEDLKEIEELIEKLEDDDDVQAVYTNIK, encoded by the coding sequence ATGGGAAGAGCGTTTGAATACAGAAGAGCTTCAAAAGAAGCTCGTTGGGGTAAAATGAGCAAACTTTTTCCAAAACTTGGAAAATCTATAACAATGGCAGCCAAAGAAGGCGGACCTGACCCCGATATGAATCCGAAACTTCGCACCGCAATAGCAACTGCAAAAGCGCAAAATATGCCGAAAGATAACATTGACGCCGCCATAAAACGTGCAAGCGGAAAAGATGCAGCTGATATAAAAATTATTCATTATGACGGCAAAGCACCGCACGGCGCACTTTTAATCATCGAATGCGCAAGCGATAATTCGACAAGAACGGTTGCAAATATAAAATCCATCTTAAACAAAGGAAACGGCGAATTTTTACCGAATGGGAGTCTGACATTTATGTTTTCAAGAAAAAGCGTTTTTGAAGTGGAATACCCGAAACGCGATCTTGAAGCCGTAGAACTTGATCTTATTGATTATGGGCTAACCGAAATGGAAGAAAATGAGTTTGAAAACGATAAAGGCGAAATCGAAAAAACTCTTACAATTTATGGCGATTATGAGAGTTTCGGAACGCTGAACGAAGGTATAGAAAAACTTGGTCTTACAATCAAAAGCGGAAATTTGCAATTTGTGGCAAATAATTTCGTTGAATTCGCAGATGAGGATTTGAAAGAGATAGAAGAACTCATCGAAAAACTTGAAGATGACGATGATGTGCAAGCGGTTTACACAAATATAAAATAG